The following proteins are co-located in the Mycolicibacterium goodii genome:
- a CDS encoding mannosyltransferase has product MLLAVSILARLAWTYLVPNGANFVDLHVYVGGAEALDGPGALYDYVYADQTPDFPLPFTYPPFAAIVFFPLHLLPFGVVAFIWQIGIIAALYGVVRVSQRLMGLQSQRRVAMLWTAVGIWTEPLRSTFDYGQVNVVLVLAVLGAVLSTRWWLSGLLVGFAAGVKLTPAVAGLYFVGARRWAAVVFSAAVFLATVGVSWLVVGGQARRYFTELLGDADRVGPIGTSFNQSWRGGISRILGHDAGFGPLVLIGIAVTAVLALLAWRSIDGAADRLGGILVVSLFGLVLSPISWTHHWVWLIPLMMWMLHGPLSGRRGARILGWGWLALTLIGVPWLLSFAQPSIWEIGRPWYLAWAGLVYIVATLATLAWIAVSPRESGLSPGPSAHPSR; this is encoded by the coding sequence ATGTTGCTGGCCGTCAGTATTCTGGCGCGGCTGGCGTGGACCTACCTCGTGCCCAACGGCGCCAACTTCGTGGACCTGCACGTCTACGTCGGCGGGGCGGAGGCCCTCGACGGTCCCGGCGCGCTCTACGACTACGTCTACGCCGACCAGACGCCGGACTTCCCGCTGCCGTTCACCTACCCGCCGTTCGCGGCGATCGTGTTCTTTCCGCTGCACCTGCTGCCGTTCGGCGTGGTGGCGTTCATCTGGCAGATCGGCATCATCGCCGCGCTCTACGGGGTGGTGCGGGTCAGCCAACGGCTCATGGGCCTGCAGTCGCAGCGGCGGGTCGCCATGCTGTGGACCGCCGTCGGTATCTGGACCGAACCGCTGCGAAGCACATTCGACTACGGCCAGGTCAACGTCGTGCTCGTGCTCGCGGTGCTCGGCGCGGTGCTGTCGACGCGGTGGTGGTTGTCGGGTCTGCTCGTCGGGTTCGCGGCGGGGGTCAAGCTCACGCCCGCGGTCGCGGGCCTGTACTTCGTCGGTGCGCGCCGCTGGGCCGCGGTCGTGTTCTCGGCCGCGGTGTTCCTCGCGACGGTCGGCGTGTCGTGGCTCGTGGTGGGCGGGCAGGCTCGCCGGTACTTCACCGAACTGCTGGGCGACGCCGACCGGGTCGGGCCGATCGGCACGTCGTTCAACCAGTCGTGGCGCGGCGGGATCTCGCGGATCCTGGGCCACGACGCGGGATTCGGGCCGCTGGTGCTGATCGGCATCGCGGTCACCGCGGTGCTCGCGTTGCTGGCGTGGCGGTCGATCGACGGTGCGGCCGACCGGCTCGGCGGCATCCTCGTGGTGAGCCTGTTCGGGCTCGTGCTCTCGCCGATCTCGTGGACGCACCACTGGGTGTGGCTGATCCCGCTGATGATGTGGATGCTGCACGGTCCGCTGTCGGGGCGCCGCGGCGCGCGGATATTGGGCTGGGGCTGGCTCGCGCTCACCCTGATCGGTGTCCCGTGGCTGCTCAGTTTCGCGCAGCCGAGCATCTGGGAGATCGGCAGGCCGTGGTATCTGGCGTGGGCCGGTCTGGTCTACATCGTCGCGACGCTGGCGACGCTCGCGTGGATCGCCGTCAGTCCGAGAGAATCCGGTTTATCTCCTGGGCCATCTGCACATCCTTCTCGGTGA
- a CDS encoding 4a-hydroxytetrahydrobiopterin dehydratase yields MAVLSNDQVDAALPDLPGWERAAGALRRSVKFPTFLDGIDAVRRVAEFAEEKDHHPDIDIRWRTVTFALVTHAAGGITEKDVQMAQEINRILSD; encoded by the coding sequence ATGGCTGTGTTATCGAACGATCAGGTTGATGCCGCACTGCCCGATCTGCCGGGGTGGGAACGCGCCGCGGGCGCGCTGCGTCGCTCGGTGAAGTTCCCGACGTTTCTCGACGGAATCGACGCCGTGCGAAGGGTGGCCGAGTTCGCCGAGGAGAAGGACCATCATCCGGACATCGACATCCGTTGGCGAACAGTGACTTTCGCGTTGGTCACGCACGCGGCGGGTGGGATCACCGAGAAGGATGTGCAGATGGCCCAGGAGATAAACCGGATTCTCTCGGACTGA
- a CDS encoding (deoxy)nucleoside triphosphate pyrophosphohydrolase — translation MTKQIVVAGALISCGALLVAQRDRPAELAGLWELPGGKVSPGEAEADALARELHEELGVDVTVGERLGADVALGETMTLRAYRVVLRAGSPHPHDHRALRWVGAEELDDLAWVPADRAWLADLAEALRA, via the coding sequence ATGACAAAGCAGATCGTGGTGGCCGGTGCGCTGATCTCGTGTGGGGCACTGCTGGTCGCCCAGCGGGACCGCCCGGCCGAGTTGGCCGGGCTGTGGGAGCTCCCGGGCGGGAAGGTGTCGCCGGGGGAGGCCGAGGCCGACGCGCTCGCGCGGGAACTGCACGAGGAACTCGGCGTCGACGTCACCGTGGGTGAGCGCCTCGGGGCCGACGTCGCACTCGGCGAGACCATGACGCTGCGCGCCTACCGTGTGGTGCTGCGTGCGGGGAGCCCCCATCCGCACGATCACCGTGCGTTGCGCTGGGTCGGCGCCGAGGAACTCGACGACCTGGCGTGGGTGCCCGCCGACCGGGCCTGGCTTGCGGACCTGGCCGAAGCGTTGCGCGCATAA
- a CDS encoding nitrate/nitrite transporter, which translates to MSTAATPYTRQGVNLALATWVSAINFWAWNMIGPLSTTYAGDMRLSSTEASMLVATPILVGSLGRIVIGSLTDRFGGRTMFIAVTLASILPVLAVGAAGSAGSYPLLLVCGFFLGVAGTIFAVGIPFSNNWYDASRRGFATGVFGMGMVGTALSAFFTPRFVRWFGLFGTHLIVAVALALTAVLCVLVMRDAPSFKPNTDPVVPKLAAAVKLPVTWEMSFLYAVVFGGFVAFSNYLPTYIKTIYDFSAVEAGSRTAGFALAAVLARPVGGALSDRIPPKYVVLASFAGTALLAFVAVFQPPPDVWSAATFITLAVFLGVGTGGVFAWVARRAPARSVGSVTGIVAAAGGLGGYFPPLVMGATYDAADNDYTVGLLLLVATALAAFAYTALRLHAREPNRGGVRT; encoded by the coding sequence GTGAGCACGGCCGCAACGCCGTACACGCGCCAGGGGGTCAACCTGGCGCTGGCCACGTGGGTCTCGGCCATCAACTTCTGGGCCTGGAACATGATCGGCCCGCTGTCGACCACCTACGCCGGCGACATGCGACTGAGCAGCACCGAGGCCTCGATGCTGGTGGCCACGCCCATCCTGGTGGGGTCGCTGGGCCGCATCGTGATCGGGTCGCTCACCGACCGGTTCGGCGGACGGACGATGTTCATCGCCGTGACGCTCGCATCGATCCTGCCGGTACTGGCGGTCGGGGCCGCGGGCAGTGCGGGCTCGTACCCGCTGCTGCTGGTGTGCGGTTTCTTCCTCGGCGTCGCGGGGACGATCTTCGCCGTCGGCATCCCGTTCTCCAACAACTGGTATGACGCCTCACGGCGCGGGTTCGCCACCGGCGTGTTCGGGATGGGCATGGTGGGCACCGCGCTGTCGGCGTTCTTCACACCGCGGTTCGTGCGGTGGTTCGGGCTGTTCGGCACCCACCTCATCGTCGCGGTCGCGCTCGCGCTGACCGCGGTGCTGTGCGTGCTGGTGATGCGCGACGCGCCGTCGTTCAAGCCGAACACCGATCCGGTCGTGCCGAAGCTCGCGGCGGCCGTGAAACTTCCGGTGACCTGGGAGATGTCGTTCCTGTACGCCGTGGTCTTCGGTGGCTTCGTCGCCTTCAGCAACTACCTGCCCACCTACATCAAGACCATCTACGACTTCTCGGCCGTCGAAGCCGGTTCCCGCACAGCGGGTTTCGCGCTCGCCGCGGTGCTGGCCCGGCCGGTCGGCGGTGCGCTGTCGGATCGCATCCCACCCAAGTACGTCGTCCTCGCGTCGTTCGCGGGTACCGCACTGCTCGCGTTCGTCGCGGTGTTCCAGCCGCCGCCGGACGTGTGGTCGGCGGCGACGTTCATCACGCTGGCCGTCTTCCTCGGCGTGGGCACCGGTGGGGTGTTCGCCTGGGTGGCCCGGCGGGCGCCCGCCCGGTCGGTCGGATCGGTCACCGGGATCGTCGCTGCCGCAGGAGGTTTGGGTGGTTACTTCCCGCCGTTGGTGATGGGTGCGACGTACGACGCGGCCGACAACGACTACACCGTGGGACTGCTGTTGCTCGTGGCGACCGCGCTGGCGGCGTTCGCCTACACCGCGCTGCGTCTGCACGCCCGCGAACCGAACAGAGGAGGAGTCCGAACGTGA
- a CDS encoding nitrate reductase subunit alpha, giving the protein MTRSTADGRPHVGGRVEELLERSGRFFTPGTFSPDLRTVTRQGGREGDVFYRDRWSHDKIVRSTHGVNCTGSCSWKIYVKDGIITWETQETDYPSVGPDRPEYEPRGCPRGAAFSWYTYSPTRVRYPYARGVLVEMYREARARLGDPVLAWADIQSDPERRRRYQTARGKGGLVRVSWAEATEMIAAAHVHTIKTYGPDRIAGFSPIPAMSMVSHAAGSRFVELLGGVMTSFYDWYADLPVASPQVFGDQTDVPESGDWWDAAYLVMWGSNVPVTRTPDAHWMAEVRYRGTKVVAVSPDYADNTKFADEWMPCAAGTDGALAMAMGHVILTECFVHKQVPYFVDYARRFTDLPFLVKLEERDGVLVPGKNLTAADLTPDVAAQENAAFKPALLDSVSDSVAIPQGSLGFRFGDTGLGNWNLDLENLVPALTVAEAPGGAGETAEVTLARFDTVDGHGATMVRGVPVRRVGEHRACTVFDLMLAQYGVARPGLPGDWPTGFDDPTRPYTPAWQEPITGVAATQAIRVAREFARNAEETRGRSMIIMGAGICQWFHGDATYRAVLALLLLTGSMGRNGGGWAHYVGQEKCRPVTGWATMAMATDWSRPPRQMAGTSYWYAHTDQWRYDGYRADALSSPVGRGRFRDRHTMDVLASAAAMGWSPFYPQFDRSSLDVADEAAAAGQEIPAYVAAKLADGSLKLAVTDPDNPANWPRVLDVWRANLLGSSSKGNEYFLRHLLGTTSNLQAEPNGVRPGSVTCRDDIPEGKLDLLMSIDFRMTSTTLLSDVVLPAATWYEKADLSSTDMHPYVHAFSPAVDPPWETRSDFEAFGAIARAFSALAARHLGVRTDVVLGTLQHDTPGAMAYPSGTEHDWRANGEIPVPGKTMGPLAVVERDYGAIAQKWAALGPLVESLGVTTKGVTTHPDREVAELGAKFGVMDSGAAQGRPAITTGERMADVILALSGTSNGRLAVEGFAELERRTGRKLVHLALGSEERRITYADTQARPVPVITSPEWSGSETGGRRYAPFTVNIEELKPFHTLTGRMHFYVDHDWLEELGEQLPVYRPPLDMARLFGESRLGPDGSGGVGLTVRYLTPHSKWSIHSEYQDNLFMLSLSRGGPTMWMSPSDAAKIGVRDNDWVEAVNRNGVIVCRAIVSHRMPEGVVYVYHAQERTIDVPLSETTGTRGGIHNSLTRLMIKPSHLAGGYAQHCYAFNYLGPTGNQRDEVTVVRRRSQEVSY; this is encoded by the coding sequence GTGACCAGATCGACCGCTGACGGCCGGCCGCATGTCGGTGGACGTGTGGAAGAGCTGCTCGAGCGCAGCGGGCGATTCTTCACGCCGGGCACCTTCTCGCCCGACCTTCGAACCGTCACACGCCAGGGCGGGCGTGAGGGTGATGTGTTCTACCGCGACCGGTGGAGCCACGACAAGATCGTGCGTTCGACGCACGGCGTCAACTGCACGGGATCGTGCTCGTGGAAGATCTACGTCAAGGACGGGATCATCACGTGGGAGACCCAGGAGACCGACTACCCGTCGGTGGGTCCGGACCGCCCCGAATACGAACCGCGGGGTTGTCCGCGCGGTGCCGCGTTCTCCTGGTACACCTATTCCCCGACGCGCGTGCGTTATCCGTACGCCCGCGGTGTGCTCGTCGAGATGTATCGCGAAGCGCGCGCCAGGCTCGGTGACCCGGTCCTGGCGTGGGCCGACATCCAGTCCGACCCCGAGCGCAGGCGCCGGTACCAGACCGCCCGCGGTAAGGGCGGATTGGTGCGGGTGAGCTGGGCCGAGGCCACCGAGATGATCGCGGCCGCGCATGTGCACACCATCAAGACCTACGGTCCGGACCGCATCGCCGGCTTCTCACCCATCCCCGCCATGTCGATGGTGAGCCACGCCGCGGGTTCCCGGTTCGTCGAGCTGCTCGGCGGGGTGATGACGTCGTTCTACGACTGGTACGCCGACCTGCCGGTGGCCTCGCCGCAGGTGTTCGGCGATCAGACCGACGTGCCGGAATCGGGCGACTGGTGGGACGCGGCCTACCTGGTCATGTGGGGCTCCAACGTTCCGGTCACCCGCACCCCGGACGCGCACTGGATGGCCGAGGTGCGCTACCGGGGCACGAAAGTCGTTGCGGTCAGCCCGGATTACGCCGACAACACCAAGTTCGCCGACGAATGGATGCCCTGCGCGGCGGGCACCGACGGCGCGCTGGCGATGGCCATGGGGCACGTCATCCTCACGGAATGTTTTGTGCACAAGCAGGTCCCGTACTTCGTGGACTACGCCCGCAGGTTCACCGACCTGCCGTTCCTGGTCAAGCTCGAAGAGCGCGACGGGGTGTTGGTGCCGGGCAAGAATCTCACCGCCGCGGATCTCACGCCGGATGTGGCGGCGCAGGAGAACGCCGCGTTCAAACCGGCCCTGCTCGACAGCGTCAGCGACAGCGTCGCCATACCGCAGGGGTCCCTCGGGTTCCGGTTCGGCGACACCGGCCTGGGCAACTGGAATCTGGACCTGGAGAACCTGGTGCCTGCGCTCACGGTGGCCGAGGCGCCCGGCGGGGCCGGTGAGACCGCCGAGGTGACCCTCGCCCGGTTCGACACCGTCGACGGGCACGGTGCCACCATGGTGCGCGGGGTGCCCGTGCGGCGCGTCGGTGAGCACCGCGCGTGCACGGTGTTCGATCTGATGCTTGCCCAGTACGGGGTGGCGCGGCCCGGCCTGCCCGGTGACTGGCCGACCGGTTTCGACGACCCCACCCGCCCCTACACCCCGGCATGGCAGGAGCCGATCACCGGAGTGGCTGCCACCCAGGCGATCCGGGTGGCCCGCGAGTTCGCCCGCAACGCCGAGGAGACCCGTGGGCGTTCGATGATCATCATGGGCGCGGGCATCTGCCAGTGGTTCCACGGTGACGCCACCTACCGTGCGGTGCTGGCGTTGTTGTTGCTCACCGGATCGATGGGTCGCAACGGCGGGGGCTGGGCGCACTATGTCGGCCAGGAGAAGTGCAGGCCGGTCACCGGCTGGGCGACCATGGCGATGGCCACCGACTGGTCGCGACCGCCGCGCCAGATGGCCGGCACCTCGTACTGGTACGCCCACACCGACCAGTGGCGCTACGACGGCTACCGGGCCGACGCGCTGTCGAGTCCGGTGGGGCGGGGCCGGTTCCGCGACCGGCACACCATGGACGTGCTGGCGTCGGCGGCCGCCATGGGATGGAGTCCGTTCTACCCGCAGTTCGACCGGTCCAGCCTCGACGTCGCCGACGAGGCCGCCGCGGCCGGGCAGGAGATACCCGCCTACGTCGCGGCGAAACTGGCCGACGGGTCTCTCAAACTCGCGGTCACCGACCCCGACAACCCGGCCAATTGGCCCCGGGTTCTCGACGTGTGGCGCGCCAACCTGCTCGGCTCGTCGAGCAAGGGCAACGAGTACTTCCTGCGGCACCTGCTCGGCACCACCTCCAATCTGCAGGCCGAGCCGAACGGGGTGCGGCCCGGGTCGGTCACCTGCCGCGACGACATCCCCGAGGGCAAGCTCGACCTGCTGATGTCGATCGACTTCCGGATGACCTCCACGACATTGCTTTCCGACGTCGTACTGCCCGCGGCGACGTGGTACGAGAAGGCCGACCTGTCGAGCACCGACATGCACCCGTACGTGCATGCATTCAGCCCCGCGGTGGATCCGCCGTGGGAAACCCGGTCGGATTTCGAGGCGTTCGGCGCGATCGCGCGGGCCTTCAGCGCGTTGGCGGCCAGGCACCTGGGGGTGCGCACCGATGTCGTCCTGGGCACCCTGCAACACGACACACCGGGGGCGATGGCGTATCCGTCCGGTACCGAACACGATTGGCGCGCCAACGGTGAGATACCCGTGCCGGGCAAGACCATGGGCCCGTTGGCGGTGGTCGAACGCGACTACGGCGCGATCGCCCAGAAGTGGGCCGCGCTGGGACCCCTCGTCGAAAGCCTTGGAGTGACCACGAAAGGTGTCACGACCCATCCCGACCGGGAGGTCGCCGAACTCGGCGCGAAGTTCGGTGTGATGGATTCCGGTGCCGCGCAGGGCCGCCCGGCCATCACGACCGGCGAGCGCATGGCCGATGTGATCCTTGCGCTCTCGGGCACCTCCAACGGCCGCCTCGCCGTGGAGGGGTTCGCCGAGCTCGAACGGCGCACCGGCCGCAAACTCGTGCACCTGGCGCTGGGCAGCGAGGAACGCCGCATCACCTACGCCGACACCCAGGCCCGGCCGGTACCGGTGATCACCAGCCCGGAGTGGTCGGGCAGCGAAACCGGAGGCCGCCGGTACGCGCCGTTCACGGTGAACATCGAGGAACTCAAGCCCTTCCACACGCTCACCGGACGGATGCACTTCTACGTCGACCACGACTGGCTCGAGGAGCTCGGTGAGCAACTGCCGGTGTACCGGCCGCCGCTCGACATGGCCCGGCTGTTCGGCGAGTCGCGGCTGGGCCCCGACGGCTCGGGCGGGGTGGGCCTGACGGTCCGCTACCTCACGCCGCACTCCAAGTGGTCGATCCACTCGGAGTACCAGGACAACCTGTTCATGCTGTCGCTGTCGCGCGGCGGACCCACGATGTGGATGAGCCCATCCGACGCCGCGAAAATCGGTGTGCGCGACAATGACTGGGTCGAGGCGGTGAACCGCAACGGGGTCATCGTGTGCCGGGCCATCGTCAGCCACCGGATGCCAGAGGGCGTCGTCTACGTCTACCACGCCCAGGAACGCACCATCGACGTGCCGCTCAGCGAGACCACCGGCACCCGCGGCGGGATCCACAACTCGTTGACCCGGCTGATGATCAAGCCGAGTCATCTGGCCGGCGGGTATGCCCAGCACTGCTATGCGTTCAACTATTTGGGGCCCACCGGCAACCAACGTGACGAGGTGACCGTGGTGCGGCGCCGCAGTCAGGAGGTGAGCTACTGA
- the narH gene encoding nitrate reductase subunit beta produces MKVMAQLAMVMNLDKCIGCHTCSVTCKQAWTNRAGTEYVWFNNVETRPGQGYPRTYEDQQKWRGGWRLDRRGRLRLRDGGRLAKLARIFANPKLPSIDDYYEPWTYDYQNLTSAPLGEHMPVAPPRSLIDGKPMKVSWSAAWDDDLGGSPEIVPGDPVLQKVSERVKLEFEQTFMFYLPRICEHCLNPSCVASCPSGAMYKRSEDGIVLVDQDRCRGWRMCVSGCPYKKVYFNHKTGKAEKCTLCYPRIEVGMPTVCSETCVGRLRYLGLVLYDVDRVLEAASVPDEADLYEAHRRILLDPTDPAVIAGARAEGISDEWIEAAQHSPVYKLIHTYGVALPLHPEFRTVPMVWYIPPLSPVVDAVSRDGHDGEDVGNLFGAIDALRIPLEYLAGLFTAGDVDVVEGVLRRLAAMRSYMRDINLGRETQPHIPASVGMTEQQIYDMYRLLALAKYGERYVIPTAYGTDGRAVEEPGCALSFEGGPGMYESGPFGEASGGPVPVAVETFHALQHRQTSAGMAANAERPSRVNLLNWDGRGVPDGMFPQDREDSR; encoded by the coding sequence ATGAAGGTGATGGCGCAGCTGGCGATGGTGATGAACCTCGACAAGTGCATCGGGTGCCACACCTGCTCGGTGACCTGCAAGCAGGCCTGGACCAACCGTGCGGGCACCGAGTACGTGTGGTTCAACAACGTCGAAACCCGCCCCGGACAAGGCTATCCGCGCACCTACGAGGATCAGCAGAAGTGGCGCGGCGGCTGGCGGCTGGACCGGCGCGGCCGGCTGCGACTGCGCGACGGTGGGCGGTTGGCCAAGCTCGCGCGGATCTTCGCCAATCCCAAACTGCCGTCGATCGACGACTACTACGAACCGTGGACCTACGACTACCAGAACCTCACGTCGGCCCCGCTGGGTGAGCACATGCCGGTGGCGCCGCCGCGCAGCCTGATCGACGGAAAACCGATGAAGGTGTCGTGGTCGGCGGCCTGGGACGACGACCTCGGTGGATCGCCCGAGATCGTGCCGGGAGATCCGGTGCTGCAGAAGGTCAGTGAACGGGTCAAGCTCGAGTTCGAGCAGACGTTCATGTTCTACCTGCCGCGCATCTGCGAGCACTGCCTGAACCCGTCGTGTGTGGCGTCGTGCCCGTCGGGCGCGATGTACAAGCGTTCCGAGGACGGCATCGTGCTCGTCGACCAGGACCGCTGCCGCGGCTGGCGGATGTGTGTCTCCGGATGTCCTTACAAGAAGGTCTATTTCAACCACAAGACCGGCAAGGCCGAGAAGTGCACGCTGTGTTATCCGCGCATCGAGGTGGGCATGCCGACGGTGTGCTCGGAGACCTGCGTCGGCCGGTTGCGGTATCTCGGCCTGGTGCTCTACGACGTCGACCGTGTGCTCGAGGCGGCATCGGTGCCGGACGAGGCCGATCTGTACGAGGCACACCGCAGGATCCTGCTCGACCCCACCGACCCCGCGGTGATCGCCGGGGCGCGGGCCGAGGGCATCTCCGATGAGTGGATCGAGGCCGCGCAGCATTCACCGGTGTACAAGCTCATCCACACCTACGGCGTTGCGCTGCCGCTGCATCCGGAGTTCCGCACGGTGCCCATGGTGTGGTACATCCCGCCGCTGTCGCCGGTGGTCGACGCGGTCAGTCGCGACGGGCATGACGGTGAGGATGTCGGCAACCTGTTCGGTGCCATCGACGCGCTGCGGATCCCGCTGGAGTATCTCGCCGGGTTGTTCACCGCGGGCGACGTCGATGTGGTCGAGGGTGTGCTGCGGCGGCTTGCGGCGATGCGATCCTATATGCGCGACATCAACCTGGGCCGGGAGACCCAACCGCACATCCCGGCGTCCGTCGGCATGACCGAGCAGCAGATCTACGACATGTACCGGCTGCTGGCGCTGGCGAAATACGGAGAACGGTACGTGATCCCGACCGCCTACGGCACCGACGGCCGCGCCGTCGAGGAACCCGGGTGCGCGTTGTCGTTCGAGGGTGGCCCCGGCATGTACGAGTCCGGTCCGTTCGGTGAGGCCAGCGGAGGTCCGGTTCCGGTGGCGGTCGAGACCTTCCACGCCCTGCAGCACCGGCAGACCTCGGCCGGGATGGCCGCCAACGCCGAACGTCCGTCGCGGGTGAACCTGCTCAACTGGGACGGCAGGGGAGTGCCTGACGGGATGTTCCCGCAAGACCGGGAGGACTCGCGGTGA
- the narJ gene encoding nitrate reductase molybdenum cofactor assembly chaperone — MRPRRDRSLHDRVVWQSASLLLAYPDDGHGARLQTVAELIGRITGEPARLLQETLSALRQVDAMALATRYVDTFDLRKQTTMLLTYWTGGDTRNRGAQMVAFTQAYRAAGVAPPRSEAPDHLPVVLEFAAAVDPVAGRRLLEAHRVPISVLRQALSDADSPYASAVAAVCATLPRVDEAQVRTLLGAGPPRKSVGLEPFQLTVPPRRAQGGV; from the coding sequence GTGAGGCCGCGCCGGGACCGGTCGTTGCACGACCGCGTGGTCTGGCAGTCGGCGTCGCTGCTGCTGGCCTATCCCGATGACGGGCATGGCGCGCGTCTGCAGACGGTGGCCGAGTTGATCGGCCGTATCACCGGTGAACCGGCCCGCCTGCTGCAGGAAACCCTTTCGGCGCTACGGCAGGTGGACGCCATGGCGTTGGCCACCCGGTACGTCGACACGTTCGATCTGCGCAAGCAGACGACCATGCTGCTGACCTACTGGACCGGTGGCGACACCCGCAACCGCGGCGCACAGATGGTCGCGTTCACCCAGGCGTACCGGGCCGCGGGTGTGGCACCGCCGAGAAGCGAAGCGCCCGATCACCTTCCGGTGGTCCTGGAGTTCGCCGCGGCGGTCGACCCGGTCGCGGGCCGCCGATTGCTCGAGGCGCACCGGGTGCCGATCTCGGTGCTGCGGCAGGCCCTGTCCGACGCCGATTCGCCGTATGCGTCCGCGGTGGCCGCGGTGTGCGCGACGCTGCCGCGCGTCGACGAGGCGCAGGTCCGCACGCTGCTCGGAGCCGGACCGCCACGAAAATCGGTGGGGCTGGAACCATTTCAGCTGACCGTACCGCCGCGGCGGGCACAGGGAGGTGTGTGA
- the narI gene encoding respiratory nitrate reductase subunit gamma, protein MSGWVIFWDVVPYVTLAVLLVGLWWRYRYDKFGWTTRSSQLYESRLLRIGSPMFHFGILVVIVGHVIGLVIPESWTDAIGLSDHAYHLQAVIFGAIAGVSTLTGIALLVYRRRTTGPVFLATTVNDKVMYLVLVLAILAGLSCTLLGATPLGDEHDYRLTVSPWFRSIWILQPRGDLMAQAPLYFHIHVMIALVLFCLWPFTRLVHVFSAPIGYLFRPYIVYRSRDVAGRGELVGSHPRRRGW, encoded by the coding sequence ATGTCGGGCTGGGTCATCTTCTGGGACGTGGTGCCCTACGTGACGCTGGCGGTCCTGCTCGTCGGGCTGTGGTGGCGCTACCGCTACGACAAGTTCGGCTGGACCACCCGGTCCTCACAGCTGTACGAATCGCGACTGCTGCGCATCGGCAGCCCGATGTTCCACTTCGGCATCCTCGTCGTCATCGTCGGCCACGTCATCGGCCTGGTGATCCCGGAGTCGTGGACCGATGCGATCGGCCTCAGCGATCACGCGTACCACCTGCAGGCGGTGATTTTCGGTGCGATCGCCGGCGTCTCGACCCTCACCGGTATCGCGCTGCTGGTCTATCGCAGGCGCACCACCGGCCCGGTGTTCCTGGCGACCACCGTCAACGACAAGGTGATGTACCTCGTGCTGGTGCTCGCGATCCTGGCCGGACTGTCCTGCACACTGCTCGGCGCCACGCCGCTGGGCGACGAGCACGACTACCGGCTGACCGTGTCGCCGTGGTTCCGGTCGATCTGGATCCTGCAGCCGCGCGGCGACCTCATGGCGCAGGCTCCGCTGTACTTCCACATCCACGTGATGATCGCGCTGGTCTTGTTCTGCCTGTGGCCGTTCACCCGGCTGGTGCACGTGTTCAGCGCGCCGATCGGTTACCTGTTCAGGCCCTACATCGTCTACCGCAGCCGCGACGTCGCCGGGCGTGGCGAGCTGGTCGGCTCTCATCCCCGCCGCCGCGGCTGGTGA
- a CDS encoding pyridoxamine 5'-phosphate oxidase family protein, with protein sequence MPKGQELDVLSRRQCLDLLQRVRVGRLVFTEDALPAVQPVNFRLSHDDVIIRVAGGGKLSAAARHQVVAFQADELDPDLRTGWSVTVVGHAEPITDIDELVEVAGTFVQPWVDGRRDHFVRIRTERITGRQIRERGVPHYQGAEAQTSAP encoded by the coding sequence ATGCCGAAAGGTCAGGAGCTCGATGTGCTCAGCCGTAGGCAGTGCCTGGATCTGCTCCAGCGGGTGCGGGTCGGACGCCTCGTCTTCACCGAGGACGCGCTTCCCGCGGTGCAGCCGGTCAACTTCCGTCTGTCCCACGATGACGTCATCATCCGCGTGGCCGGTGGCGGCAAGCTCTCCGCGGCCGCTCGACACCAGGTGGTCGCGTTCCAGGCCGACGAGCTCGACCCGGATCTGCGCACGGGATGGAGCGTGACCGTCGTCGGCCACGCCGAACCCATCACCGACATCGACGAGCTGGTCGAGGTCGCGGGGACCTTCGTGCAGCCCTGGGTCGACGGCAGGCGCGACCACTTCGTGCGGATCCGCACCGAGCGGATCACCGGCCGCCAGATCCGTGAGCGGGGTGTGCCGCACTATCAAGGCGCCGAGGCGCAGACCTCGGCGCCCTGA